In the Gammaproteobacteria bacterium genome, CTGCAGGACGCCTGCCGGACAGTCGTCCGCCTGCATGGGGTCGGTGAAAACCAGGTCGCCGCCCGGGCGCAGCACCCGTGCGATCTCACCGACCACGCGGTCGCGATGTCCGCTGTGCAGGATGGCATCCTGCGACCAGACGACATCGAAGGTGTTGTCGTCCGCCGGAATGGCTTCGAAGCTGCCGTCCACCACGTCGATCAGGTGGTCGAGCCCCTGGTCGTGGTTCATCTCGCGGTCGCGCGTATTTTCCTTCTCGCTCAGGTTGAGCGCCGTCACGCGGCAGCCGTAGGTCTTGGCCAGATAGC is a window encoding:
- a CDS encoding class I SAM-dependent methyltransferase, with translation MSDGYSEVVETARSYYNSDDADNFYFHVWGGEDIHIGIYESPADPIAMASRRTVERMAAQVNGLGPDSRVLDVGAGYGGAARYLAKTYGCRVTALNLSEKENTRDREMNHDQGLDHLIDVVDGSFEAIPADDNTFDVVWSQDAILHSGHRDRVVGEIARVLRPGGDLVFTDPMQADDCPAGVLQ